The sequence below is a genomic window from Patescibacteria group bacterium.
CAAAATTATCAAACAATATATTAGAAGAGCGATTAAGATGGGTTTTACCAATAATTAATAAACAAATAAAGCTAGTAGATACTGTAAGAATATTTTATGGTAGTCAAAGAACATTAGAAAGGTGAGTTAGTAATTACAAAAAATATGGAATAGATGGACTAGTACTTAAATCAACTAAACCACATAGTCATCCAAATGAAACATCAATACGTATAAAAGAAAGAATAATAGAGATAAAAAAAGAAACGAAACTGGGTGCAAAAAAGATTAAATACAAAATAACAAAAGAAGGAATAAATATTAAATGTAGAACAATAGGAAAGATAATCAAACAAGAAGGATTAACGAGAAAATATAGAATTAGAAAAATAAAGTATAAATATATCAAAGTACCATTATCACTTGGTGAATTAGTAAAAATAGATGTTAAGTATATTCCAGGCAGTATTAATGGTAAGAAATACTATCAATTTACAACTATTGATTGTGCTTCTAGATGGAGATACTTAAAAGTATATGAAAACTATGATAATTATTCAGCTATATGTTTTTTAAAAGAACTATTAAACATTGTTAATTTTAGAATAAGATCAATAAAGACTGATAATGGAAGTTGTTTTACTAATCGTTATACAGGATATCAGAAATCTATTGATCCACTCAGCCTAAGACTACATGACTTTGATTTATTCTATATGAAGAATAATATTATTCACTATTTAATAGATCCTGGAAAACCAGCTCAAAATGGTAAGGTAGAAAGAAGTCACAGAACAGATCAAGAACACTTTTATAACATTAATATCTTTACTAGCTTATTTGACCTGGAAACAAAGATTAGACAATGGAATGATTATTACAATAATCTAGAACACTGTGCTTTAGA
It includes:
- a CDS encoding integrase core domain-containing protein, which encodes MKVPLSLGELVKIDVKYIPGSINGKKYYQFTTIDCASRWRYLKVYENYDNYSAICFLKELLNIVNFRIRSIKTDNGSCFTNRYTGYQKSIDPLSLRLHDFDLFYMKNNIIHYLIDPGKPAQNGKVERSHRTDQEHFYNINIFTSLFDLETKIRQWNDYYNNLEHCALDGKTPNEMLLFYQLEKSTNVCA